The following proteins are co-located in the Pomacea canaliculata isolate SZHN2017 linkage group LG8, ASM307304v1, whole genome shotgun sequence genome:
- the LOC112571000 gene encoding histone H3, with protein sequence MARTKQTARKSTGGKAPRKQLATKAARKSAPATGGVKKPHRYRPGTVALREIRRYQKSTELLIRKLPFQRLVREIAQDFKTDLRFQSSAVMALQEASEAYLVGLFEDTNLCAIHAKRVTIMPKDIQLARRIRGERA encoded by the coding sequence ATGGCACGTACCAAGCAAACCGCTCGTAAATCCACCGGAGGCAAGGCGCCTCGCAAACAGCTGGCCACCAAGGCCGCCCGCAAAAGCGCCCCAGCTACCGGAGGTGTGAAGAAGCCCCATCGTTACAGGCCGGGCACTGTCGCTCTTCGTGAAATTCGTCGTTACCAGAAGAGCACAGAGCTGCTGATCCGCAAACTGCCCTTCCAGCGTCTGGTGCGCGAGATTGCACAGGACTTCAAGACCGATCTGCGTTTCCAGAGCTCTGCCGTCATGGCTCTGCAGGAGGCTAGCGAGGCTTACCTGGTGGGTCTGTTTGAGGACACCAACCTGTGCGCCATTCACGCCAAGCGTGTCACCATCATGCCCAAGGACATCCAGCTGGCCCGCCGTATCCGCGGTGAGCGCGCATAA